From one Agrobacterium fabrum str. C58 genomic stretch:
- the ruvB gene encoding Holliday junction branch migration DNA helicase RuvB has protein sequence MSDADRLITPEKRGEDIDTTLRPQSLDDFTGQAEARANLKVFIEAAKNRGEALDHVLFVGPPGLGKTTLAQIMAKELGVNFKSTSGPVIAKAGDLAALLTNLEERDVLFIDEIHRLNPAVEEILYPAMEDFQLDLIIGEGPAARSVKIDLSKFTLVAATTRLGLLTTPLRDRFGIPVRLAFYTVDELELIVRRGARLMGLNMTDGGAREIARRARGTPRIAGRLLRRVRDFAEVARAEAVTREIADEALTRLLVDNMGLDQLDMRYLTMIAVNFGGGPVGIETIAAGLSEPRDAIEDIIEPYMIQQGFIQRTPRGRILTATAWKHLGLQPPKDLEAAQFRLTLEDD, from the coding sequence ATGAGCGATGCGGACAGACTGATTACGCCGGAAAAGCGCGGTGAGGATATCGACACCACGTTGCGTCCGCAGTCGCTGGATGATTTTACCGGCCAGGCGGAAGCCCGCGCCAATCTCAAAGTCTTCATCGAGGCTGCCAAGAACCGTGGCGAAGCGCTGGATCATGTGCTGTTCGTAGGGCCGCCCGGCCTTGGCAAGACGACGCTGGCGCAGATCATGGCTAAGGAACTTGGCGTCAACTTCAAGTCCACGTCCGGGCCGGTCATCGCGAAGGCGGGCGATCTCGCAGCCCTCCTCACCAATCTCGAGGAGCGCGACGTTCTCTTCATCGATGAAATCCACCGCCTCAACCCGGCGGTGGAGGAAATCCTCTATCCTGCCATGGAGGATTTCCAGCTCGATCTGATCATCGGTGAGGGCCCGGCGGCGCGTTCGGTGAAGATCGATCTCTCCAAATTCACGCTTGTGGCCGCCACCACCCGTCTCGGCCTGCTGACGACGCCCCTGCGCGACCGTTTCGGCATTCCCGTCCGGCTGGCGTTCTACACCGTCGACGAACTGGAGCTGATCGTTCGGCGCGGGGCACGGCTGATGGGGCTCAATATGACCGATGGCGGGGCGCGAGAAATCGCCAGGCGCGCACGCGGCACGCCGCGCATTGCCGGGCGGCTTTTGCGCCGGGTGCGGGATTTTGCCGAAGTGGCACGGGCTGAGGCTGTCACCCGCGAGATCGCCGACGAGGCTTTGACGCGGCTTCTGGTCGACAATATGGGCCTCGACCAGCTGGACATGCGGTATCTCACCATGATCGCCGTCAATTTCGGTGGTGGTCCCGTCGGCATCGAAACCATCGCTGCCGGTCTTTCGGAGCCGCGCGATGCCATCGAGGACATTATCGAACCCTATATGATCCAGCAGGGTTTCATCCAGCGCACGCCGCGCGGACGGATTCTTACCGCCACGGCGTGGAAACATCTCGGCCTGCAGCCGCCG
- the ruvA gene encoding Holliday junction branch migration protein RuvA, with translation MIGKLKGSIEEIGADYVLVDVHGVCYVAYCSARTLSKIGSVGEAVVLFIETYVREDQLKLFGFVSALEREWFNLLQSVQGVGSKVALAVLSTLSPSELANAIALQDKTMISRAPGIGPKVAVRLVTELRNKAPAFAGDASASIGLKQELGEGVASAPVADAVSALTNLGYSRDQAANAVAAALKNGGEGGDSAKLIRLGLKELSR, from the coding sequence ATGATCGGAAAACTCAAAGGCAGCATCGAGGAAATCGGCGCGGATTACGTGCTGGTGGATGTGCATGGCGTCTGTTACGTCGCCTATTGTTCGGCGCGCACCTTGTCGAAAATCGGCTCCGTCGGGGAAGCGGTTGTCCTGTTCATCGAAACCTATGTGCGTGAAGACCAGCTGAAGCTGTTCGGCTTTGTCTCGGCGCTGGAGCGGGAATGGTTCAATCTGCTGCAAAGCGTGCAGGGCGTCGGCTCGAAAGTGGCACTTGCCGTTCTTTCCACGCTGTCGCCTTCCGAACTTGCCAATGCAATAGCGCTGCAAGACAAAACCATGATCTCACGCGCGCCGGGTATTGGTCCCAAGGTGGCCGTTCGCCTCGTGACCGAGTTGCGCAACAAGGCGCCAGCCTTTGCGGGAGACGCTTCCGCTTCCATCGGGCTCAAGCAGGAGCTTGGAGAGGGTGTTGCCTCCGCGCCGGTCGCGGATGCTGTCTCAGCGCTCACCAATCTCGGCTATTCTCGCGACCAGGCTGCCAATGCGGTTGCCGCCGCGCTGAAAAATGGCGGGGAGGGCGGCGACAGCGCCAAGCTCATCCGGCTCGGCTTGAAGGAGCTTTCGCGGTAG
- the ruvC gene encoding crossover junction endodeoxyribonuclease RuvC, which produces MQKTIRIIGIDPGLRRTGWGVIDTLGNSLRFVASGTVTSDGDMDLASRLCQLHDGLAEIVHSHQPDEAAVEQTFVNKDAVATLKLGQARGIAMLVPARAGLPVFEYAPNAVKKAVIGVGHGEKQQIHMMLKILMPKAEFKGNDAADALAIAICHAHNRGGDRMRRLLAAG; this is translated from the coding sequence ATGCAAAAGACGATTCGAATCATCGGCATCGACCCAGGACTGCGGCGCACCGGTTGGGGCGTCATCGACACCCTCGGCAACAGCCTGCGGTTTGTCGCCTCCGGCACGGTGACGTCGGATGGCGATATGGACCTCGCCTCCCGGCTCTGCCAGCTGCATGACGGGCTGGCGGAAATCGTGCACAGCCATCAGCCCGATGAAGCAGCCGTGGAGCAGACCTTCGTGAACAAGGATGCTGTCGCCACGCTGAAACTCGGCCAGGCACGCGGCATCGCCATGCTGGTTCCGGCGCGGGCGGGATTGCCGGTCTTTGAATATGCACCAAATGCGGTCAAAAAGGCCGTCATCGGCGTCGGGCACGGCGAAAAGCAGCAGATTCACATGATGCTGAAAATCCTGATGCCGAAGGCCGAATTCAAGGGTAACGATGCGGCGGACGCGCTCGCCATCGCCATCTGCCACGCCCATAATCGCGGCGGTGACAGGATGCGGCGGCTCCTGGCGGCCGGTTAA